A DNA window from Halomicrobium mukohataei DSM 12286 contains the following coding sequences:
- a CDS encoding DUF5518 domain-containing protein translates to MSVINILYSWLLSKDLRAATALGFVTIPVTLFSSWNTLPYEYNAAPALFAGFLGGLYYSNEMRSPSPTQAGLRIGVISALDSFLLVPSLIASGWAISPVTAVLTIAFGALWFVFSLIVLSLISVIGARVGGFVGRLPPFRRGEPQTT, encoded by the coding sequence ATGTCAGTGATAAATATTCTCTATAGTTGGTTGTTGTCCAAGGATCTACGAGCCGCAACAGCACTCGGATTCGTCACAATTCCGGTCACACTGTTTAGTTCTTGGAATACGCTGCCATATGAATACAACGCGGCTCCAGCGCTGTTCGCTGGATTTCTCGGAGGTTTGTACTACAGTAATGAAATGCGATCACCCTCTCCGACACAGGCTGGCTTACGAATCGGCGTGATTAGCGCTTTGGACTCCTTTTTACTCGTCCCCAGTCTCATCGCCTCTGGATGGGCGATATCGCCTGTCACTGCAGTCCTAACTATTGCTTTCGGAGCTCTCTGGTTTGTTTTCTCTCTCATTGTTCTTTCTCTGATCAGTGTTATCGGTGCACGGGTTGGTGGCTTTGTTGGCCGTCTCCCTCCATTCCGTCGTGGTGAACCACAAACGACTTAA